One Rhinolophus sinicus isolate RSC01 linkage group LG06, ASM3656204v1, whole genome shotgun sequence DNA window includes the following coding sequences:
- the CHST1 gene encoding carbohydrate sulfotransferase 1 — MQCSWKAVLLLALASIAIQYTAIRTFTAKSFHTCPGLAEAGLAERLCEEGPTFAYNLSRKTHILILATTRSGSSFVGQLFNQHLDVFYLFEPLYHVQNTLIPRFTQGKSPADRRVMLGASRDLLRSLYDCDLYFLENYIKPPPVNHTTDRIFRRGASRVLCSRPVCDPRGPADLVLEEGDCVRKCGLLNLTLAAEACRERSHVAIKTVRVPEVNDLRALVEDPRLNLKVIQLVRDPRGILASRSETFRDTYRLWRLWYGTGRKPYNLDVTQLTTVCEDFSNSVSTGLTRPPWLKGKYMLVRYEDLARNPMKKTEEIYGFLGIPLDSHVARWIQNNTQGDPTLGKHKYGTVRNSAATAEKWRFRLSYDIVAFAQNACQRVLAQLGYRMAASEEELKNPSISLVEERDFRPFS, encoded by the coding sequence ATGCAATGTTCCTGGAAGGCCGTCCTCCTCCTTGCGCTGGCCTCCATTGCCATCCAGTACACGGCCATCCGCACCTTCACCGCCAAATCCTTCCACACCTGCCCGGGGCTGGCCGAGGCGGGGCTGGCCGAGCGGCTGTGCGAAGAGGGCCCCACCTTCGCCTATAACCTCTCCCGCAAGACCCACATCCTCATCCTGGCCACCACACGCAGCGGCTCCTCCTTCGTGGGCCAGCTCTTCAACCAGCACCTGGATGTCTTCTACCTGTTCGAGCCCCTCTATCACGTCCAGAACACGCTCATTCCCCGCTTCACCCAGGGCAAGAGCCCCGCGGACCGGCGGGTCATGCTGGGCGCCAGCCGGGATCTCCTGAGGAGCCTCTATGACTGTGACCTCTACTTCCTGGAGAACTACATCAAGCCGCCGCCTGTCAACCACACAACCGACAGGATCTTCCGTCGCGGGGCCAGCAGGGTGCTGTGCTCTCGGCCCGTGTGCGACCCTCGGGGCCCCGCCGACCTGGTGCTGGAGGAGGGCGACTGTGTGCGCAAGTGCGGCCTGCTGAATTTGACCTTGGCCGCCGAGGCCTGTCGTGAGCGCAGCCACGTGGCCATCAAGACGGTGCGGGTGCCCGAGGTGAACGACTTGAGGGCCCTGGTTGAAGATCCGCGGTTAAACCTCAAGGTCATCCAGCTGGTCCGAGACCCGCGTGGCATTCTGGCTTCGCGCAGCGAGACCTTCCGCGACACGTACCGGCTCTGGCGGCTTTGGTACGGCACCGGGAGGAAGCCCTACAACCTGGATGTGACACAGCTGACCACGGTGTGCGAGGACTTCTCCAACTCCGTGTCCACCGGTCTCACGAGGCCCCCGTGGCTCAAAGGCAAGTACATGTTAGTGCGCTACGAGGACCTGGCCAGGAACCCCATGAAGAAGACGGAGGAGATCTACGGGTTCCTGGGTATCCCCTTGGACAGCCACGTGGCCCGCTGGATCCAGAACAACACGCAGGGTGACCCCACCTTAGGCAAGCACAAATACGGCACCGTGCGCAACTCGGCGGCCACGGCCGAGAAGTGGCGCTTCCGCCTGTCCTATGACATCGTGGCCTTCGCCCAGAACGCCTGTCAGCGGGTGCTGGCGCAGCTGGGCTACAGGATGGCCGCCTCCGAGGAGGAGCTCAAGAACCCCTCCATCAGTCTGGTGGAGGAACGGGACTTCCGCCCTTTCTCGTGA